The proteins below come from a single Eubacterium limosum genomic window:
- a CDS encoding ABC transporter ATP-binding protein yields the protein MSAAIEVKGLKKSYGRHTVLKGLSFNILKGEIFALLGVNGVGKTTALECIEGLRKYDSGSIVINGKMGIQLQSSSLPANIRPLEAVRLFAKWNKTQANPAMLASLGISEFSEKQYAALSTGQKRRLHLALALISDPDIVFLDEPTADLDVEGRVSLHGQIRELKAQGKTIILASHDMAEVESLCDRIAILNDGTLFFLGSVAELSAKLGKRYTIHIKTAQGDKSFVSDNIAETMLALLEDFRLRNIEVLDIKIDQGNLEQHFMNIARGNIK from the coding sequence ATGAGCGCTGCCATCGAGGTAAAAGGATTAAAGAAAAGCTATGGCCGGCACACTGTCCTTAAAGGTCTGAGCTTCAATATTCTAAAGGGCGAAATCTTTGCGCTGCTTGGCGTAAACGGCGTGGGAAAAACCACTGCTCTTGAGTGCATTGAAGGTCTCAGAAAATATGACAGCGGCAGCATCGTGATAAATGGAAAAATGGGCATTCAGCTTCAATCCTCCTCTCTGCCAGCCAACATCAGACCTTTGGAGGCTGTGCGGCTATTTGCCAAATGGAATAAAACCCAGGCCAATCCCGCCATGCTTGCTTCTCTGGGGATCAGTGAGTTTTCGGAGAAACAGTACGCTGCGCTGTCAACAGGCCAGAAGCGGCGTCTGCACCTCGCCCTTGCCCTGATCAGCGATCCGGACATTGTATTTTTGGACGAGCCGACCGCCGACCTTGACGTGGAGGGCAGGGTATCGCTCCACGGTCAGATCCGCGAGCTGAAAGCTCAGGGCAAAACCATTATTTTAGCCAGCCATGATATGGCTGAGGTGGAAAGCCTGTGTGACCGCATTGCAATTTTAAACGATGGGACTCTTTTCTTTCTGGGGAGCGTTGCAGAATTGTCCGCTAAGCTGGGAAAACGCTACACTATTCACATTAAAACTGCCCAAGGGGATAAAAGCTTTGTATCAGACAACATCGCAGAAACCATGTTGGCTCTGCTCGAGGATTTCAGGCTGAGAAACATTGAGGTGCTGGATATTAAAATAGACCAGGGAAACCTTGAGCAGCATTTTATGAACATCGCGAGGGGGAATATCAAATGA
- a CDS encoding ABC transporter permease, which produces MSAFLYGVVLQWKLDIRSRSLLITCYIVPLLFFMVMGGIFTAIIPESRETLIPSMTVMGVSTGALIGLPPSLLEIYGSDIKKVYRANGVPLYLGMFSIFLSAFIHLSIMSAIIYLAAPVIFDASVPSNPPLYFSSLAIFTTVSLSVGCVLGLSLKNQAKLTMISQLIFLPSIMLSGIMFSADLLPGSLAAAGKLFPAAWGYKLLLNNGFNADSLLPLTAILTAAVLFCIFMLKKLKSE; this is translated from the coding sequence ATGAGTGCTTTTTTATACGGCGTAGTTTTGCAGTGGAAACTGGATATCCGCAGCCGGTCACTGCTGATCACCTGTTATATTGTGCCGCTTCTGTTCTTTATGGTCATGGGCGGCATCTTCACTGCCATTATTCCCGAGTCCCGGGAAACCCTGATACCGTCCATGACTGTCATGGGCGTATCAACGGGCGCCCTCATAGGTCTGCCGCCATCTCTGCTGGAAATATACGGAAGTGATATAAAAAAGGTCTACAGGGCCAACGGCGTACCTCTGTACCTGGGTATGTTTTCCATATTTTTGTCCGCTTTTATACACCTGTCAATCATGTCAGCTATTATTTATCTCGCTGCTCCGGTTATTTTCGACGCGTCTGTCCCGTCAAACCCGCCCTTATATTTTAGCTCACTCGCAATTTTCACTACGGTGTCCCTTTCTGTGGGCTGCGTCCTGGGGCTTTCCCTCAAAAACCAGGCAAAGCTCACCATGATTTCCCAGCTTATCTTTCTGCCGTCCATTATGCTCTCCGGGATTATGTTTTCTGCCGATCTGCTTCCCGGTTCACTGGCGGCAGCCGGAAAATTATTCCCGGCTGCCTGGGGATACAAGTTACTGCTCAATAACGGCTTTAATGCTGACAGCCTGCTGCCCCTGACCGCTATCCTCACAGCAGCGGTCCTGTTCTGTATTTTCATGTTAAAAAAGCTCAAATCCGAATAA
- a CDS encoding penicillin-binding transpeptidase domain-containing protein: MKADGKTMKIVVGIVALVVIIAALALAAYHSVNTPERALERYFGAVGERDYDKMYLLISDDSKKTISREDFITRNKNIYEGIEARDLKLEVMSVEKIDSKQQQAYYNLRMETVAGVLANPGNVRLRKDSFFGEYRLVWNSAVILPGLSETAKVSVTTTAADRGSILDKDGNMLAGPGTAPSVGFVPGKISADTRAVDLATAAGLLGITTEEIEDALSASWVTAEIYVPVKTLPEIDAGLETALLQIPGVMIGEAEVRSYPYGEKAAHLTGYIGAITAEELESLKNEGDYRDTSVVGKGGLEKVFDRQLRGKDGGTITVSDTSSDGIKTSRVLCESSPVKGFDVQTTIDTGLQTALYDQLAGDKSAAAAINPKTGAVLALVSAPSYNPNIFILGMSDAERDSLNKNPGNPLLNRFEKAYAPGELIQPVTIGAGVETSEAYAEQLKKLGFGESLPFDFSMEASRISESGTVNGDLAAAGSSTTGMAASPLHLALIYSALVNDGNMVEPYIKYDANPMVKYWKKDVISQEKAADIRESLLQEAKSQKGRVLAAKTGTAAQKSSEDTALCVLFYADQTDESPLMVAAVAEGAGDKGGAGYLEEKIRAVF, encoded by the coding sequence ATGAAAGCAGACGGTAAAACAATGAAGATCGTGGTTGGTATAGTGGCATTGGTGGTCATTATCGCGGCGCTGGCCCTTGCGGCTTATCATTCAGTCAACACGCCGGAACGGGCTCTTGAGCGCTATTTTGGCGCAGTGGGTGAGCGGGATTACGATAAAATGTATCTGCTCATCAGTGATGATTCTAAAAAGACCATCAGCCGGGAGGATTTTATCACACGGAATAAAAATATCTATGAGGGTATTGAAGCCAGGGATCTGAAGCTGGAGGTCATGAGTGTTGAAAAAATTGATTCAAAACAACAGCAGGCCTATTATAACCTGAGAATGGAAACAGTGGCCGGTGTGCTTGCCAATCCTGGTAATGTGAGGCTGCGGAAGGACAGCTTTTTCGGAGAATACCGGCTTGTCTGGAATTCCGCGGTCATTTTGCCCGGACTCAGCGAAACCGCCAAAGTCAGTGTCACCACAACTGCGGCAGATCGGGGAAGCATTCTGGACAAGGACGGCAATATGCTGGCAGGACCAGGTACGGCCCCCTCGGTCGGCTTTGTTCCAGGAAAAATAAGCGCAGATACCCGGGCTGTCGATCTGGCCACAGCCGCCGGGCTCTTGGGGATTACCACCGAAGAGATTGAAGACGCGCTGTCCGCCTCTTGGGTGACAGCGGAGATTTATGTTCCAGTCAAAACACTGCCCGAAATTGACGCAGGACTGGAGACTGCGCTTTTGCAGATACCTGGTGTGATGATCGGAGAAGCAGAGGTGCGCAGCTACCCTTATGGAGAAAAAGCCGCGCACCTGACAGGCTATATCGGCGCCATCACGGCTGAGGAGCTGGAATCGCTTAAGAATGAAGGCGATTACCGGGATACGAGTGTTGTAGGCAAAGGTGGGCTGGAAAAGGTTTTTGACCGTCAGCTGAGAGGAAAGGACGGAGGCACCATCACCGTCAGTGATACCAGCAGTGATGGGATTAAAACAAGCCGTGTTCTGTGTGAAAGCTCCCCGGTAAAAGGTTTTGATGTTCAGACAACCATCGACACCGGGCTTCAGACAGCCCTTTACGATCAGCTTGCCGGGGATAAAAGCGCCGCGGCAGCCATTAATCCGAAAACCGGCGCTGTGCTGGCTCTGGTCAGTGCGCCGTCCTACAATCCCAACATTTTTATTCTGGGTATGAGTGACGCCGAGAGGGACAGCCTGAATAAGAATCCGGGCAATCCGCTGCTTAACCGGTTCGAGAAAGCCTATGCGCCCGGAGAGCTCATTCAGCCTGTAACCATCGGCGCTGGTGTGGAAACCAGCGAGGCGTATGCCGAACAGCTTAAAAAGCTTGGCTTTGGAGAGTCGCTGCCCTTTGATTTCAGTATGGAGGCCTCCAGAATTTCAGAGAGCGGTACCGTTAACGGTGACCTGGCGGCAGCGGGCAGCAGCACGACGGGCATGGCCGCCAGCCCTCTGCATCTGGCGTTGATTTATTCTGCCCTTGTGAATGACGGTAATATGGTGGAACCCTATATCAAATATGATGCCAACCCGATGGTGAAGTACTGGAAAAAGGATGTGATTTCCCAGGAAAAGGCCGCGGACATCAGAGAAAGCCTTTTACAGGAGGCAAAGAGCCAAAAGGGAAGAGTGCTTGCGGCAAAAACAGGGACAGCGGCCCAGAAAAGTTCAGAAGATACAGCTCTGTGCGTCCTTTTTTATGCGGACCAGACAGATGAAAGCCCTCTGATGGTGGCTGCCGTGGCAGAGGGCGCTGGGGATAAGGGGGGCGCCGGCTATCTGGAAGAGAAGATACGCGCGGTTTTCTGA
- a CDS encoding GyrI-like domain-containing protein — protein sequence MQNGRLAQIISYTEAHKPSGTFGVFGNYQDGLMDYYIAGITDRPAGKGLEAIEIPPADWAVFECAGPMPGAIQKGWRFLNEEWVIKYPFDHADCPEMEWYSAGNSFAEDYKSEIWIPIL from the coding sequence ATGCAAAACGGCAGGCTGGCGCAGATTATTTCTTATACTGAAGCTCATAAACCTTCAGGCACCTTTGGTGTATTTGGAAATTACCAGGATGGGTTGATGGATTACTATATCGCCGGGATTACCGACCGGCCTGCGGGAAAAGGGCTTGAGGCCATTGAGATTCCGCCGGCGGACTGGGCTGTTTTTGAGTGTGCCGGCCCGATGCCGGGCGCAATCCAGAAGGGCTGGAGGTTTTTGAATGAGGAGTGGGTCATCAAGTATCCCTTTGACCACGCGGACTGCCCGGAAATGGAGTGGTATTCAGCGGGCAACAGCTTTGCGGAGGATTATAAAAGTGAGATATGGATACCAATTTTATAG
- a CDS encoding helix-turn-helix domain-containing protein: protein MDWTERLNKIIDYIESSLQLGHEEIDRQRIEQLAGCSYSLFQRIFSYMNSVTLAEYIRNRKLTLAGYDFKSTEIKVLDASVKYGYDSPTAFTRAFQAFHGMTPTEAKKKTSVLKVYPRMNFTEDNDIKWRVEHKEGFRLLGVKRSISCLNGENFRAIPAFGMRLCKTAGWRRLFLILKLINLQAPLVYLEITRMG, encoded by the coding sequence ATGGACTGGACAGAACGTTTAAACAAGATCATTGATTATATTGAGAGCAGTCTGCAGCTGGGCCATGAGGAGATCGACAGGCAAAGAATCGAGCAGCTGGCCGGTTGTTCTTATTCGCTGTTTCAGCGGATTTTCAGCTATATGAACAGCGTCACCCTGGCGGAATATATCCGTAACCGGAAGCTTACCCTGGCAGGCTATGATTTTAAAAGCACAGAGATCAAGGTGCTGGACGCCAGCGTAAAATACGGCTATGATTCGCCGACAGCCTTTACCCGGGCATTTCAGGCCTTTCACGGTATGACGCCCACAGAGGCCAAAAAGAAGACCTCTGTTTTAAAGGTGTATCCACGGATGAATTTTACCGAAGATAATGATATTAAATGGCGGGTCGAGCACAAAGAAGGCTTTCGTCTTCTGGGTGTTAAGCGGTCCATCAGCTGCCTGAATGGCGAAAATTTCAGGGCGATTCCGGCTTTTGGAATGAGGTTATGCAAAACGGCAGGCTGGCGCAGATTATTTCTTATACTGAAGCTCATAAACCTTCAGGCACCTTTGGTGTATTTGGAAATTACCAGGATGGGTTGA
- a CDS encoding DUF6933 domain-containing protein: MQIGITIPLQKFLKTSSPPYGPPENLFYCWEAHVIFFQGKETLVAVNASSRFAVVLWGMTAVDWAGYPELLKEGIALGLSGEGYTGEQVQDYFERAGRLSVTKTHGRRPVAGLNRAVERLFGLTADVDKTRKYQALHSRFANEERCSVAGFPNKGCPRGFLEEDMKRAGILKQKEI; the protein is encoded by the coding sequence ATGCAGATAGGTATTACCATCCCGCTTCAGAAATTTTTAAAAACATCCAGTCCGCCCTATGGGCCGCCAGAAAACCTTTTTTACTGCTGGGAGGCACATGTCATATTTTTTCAGGGAAAGGAAACACTGGTCGCTGTGAATGCGAGCAGTCGTTTTGCGGTTGTCCTCTGGGGAATGACTGCTGTGGACTGGGCCGGTTATCCTGAGCTGCTGAAAGAAGGGATTGCCCTTGGGCTCAGCGGCGAAGGTTATACGGGCGAGCAGGTTCAGGATTATTTTGAAAGGGCAGGCAGACTCAGTGTCACAAAGACCCACGGCCGCCGCCCGGTAGCCGGACTCAACCGGGCAGTGGAGCGTTTGTTTGGCCTGACGGCTGATGTGGATAAAACACGAAAATATCAGGCGCTGCACAGCCGTTTTGCCAATGAGGAGCGGTGCAGTGTGGCGGGCTTTCCGAATAAAGGCTGCCCGCGGGGTTTTTTAGAGGAAGATATGAAGCGGGCTGGTATATTAAAGCAGAAAGAAATCTGA
- a CDS encoding sensor histidine kinase — protein sequence MLIDIISTTLRVVVCCIVFAYCLFTPFKSRFRYNNFVTAALAALLTAVTVVVIVLFLTSGKFLVEYSSFGIVLWILTAVAIFRIAIKGSFFEILFIVLMVLNLYVNIVAIAKVIVNSLSLNLPFSLVYALVVVGVLIVCIPLLWILMVRLYKQVVEFEGNFSFWKYIWVIPALIYMIFFVKIVGDYWKAHVPTNGVDITFTVLWAVTTYTFFLVTLLMLIQTYRGITAAQQTKLISSQLRMQKDQYQRVIENVENNARLRHDWRHHLLSIDSFLDNKDMEGLRNYMKALAPEYLAGEDISFCQNPVVNAILLHYYTMAKAEGIGVTVKAHVRESLDIPDTDLCIVFGNLVENAVEACAAREKNPRTIEIKADVEGRQLVLAIRNTYQKAVIFRDKQYYSTKHEGEGMGIASVKRIVEKNKGMMEIHYDENNFTVQVMLKVIQGDDEVRKCR from the coding sequence ATGCTCATTGATATTATAAGCACGACGCTCCGGGTGGTCGTCTGTTGTATTGTCTTCGCCTACTGCCTGTTTACGCCCTTCAAAAGCCGGTTTCGTTACAATAATTTTGTGACGGCGGCTTTAGCCGCTCTGCTGACAGCCGTTACGGTCGTGGTCATTGTTTTGTTTTTAACATCCGGGAAGTTTTTAGTAGAGTACAGCAGCTTTGGGATCGTGCTGTGGATTCTCACGGCGGTGGCAATTTTCCGCATTGCCATAAAGGGCAGTTTTTTTGAGATTTTATTCATTGTTTTGATGGTTTTAAACCTTTATGTCAATATTGTCGCCATTGCCAAGGTGATTGTCAATTCCCTGAGTCTGAACCTGCCGTTTTCGCTGGTGTATGCTCTTGTGGTGGTCGGTGTGCTCATCGTGTGTATTCCGCTGCTCTGGATTTTGATGGTTCGCCTGTATAAGCAGGTGGTTGAGTTTGAGGGGAATTTCAGTTTTTGGAAGTATATCTGGGTGATCCCGGCGCTGATTTATATGATCTTCTTTGTAAAGATTGTCGGAGATTACTGGAAAGCCCATGTGCCGACCAATGGCGTGGATATTACATTTACGGTTCTATGGGCTGTTACCACCTACACTTTCTTTCTGGTGACCCTCCTGATGCTGATTCAGACCTACAGGGGAATAACGGCCGCGCAGCAGACAAAGCTTATATCATCCCAGCTGAGGATGCAGAAGGACCAGTATCAGCGAGTGATTGAAAATGTAGAAAACAACGCTCGGCTCCGGCATGACTGGCGGCATCATCTGCTGTCCATTGACAGCTTTCTGGACAATAAGGATATGGAGGGTCTGCGGAATTATATGAAGGCCCTTGCCCCGGAGTATTTAGCTGGAGAGGACATTTCCTTTTGCCAGAATCCGGTGGTCAATGCGATATTGCTGCACTACTACACTATGGCAAAAGCAGAAGGGATCGGGGTGACGGTAAAAGCCCATGTGCGGGAGTCACTCGATATCCCGGATACGGATTTGTGTATTGTCTTTGGAAATCTTGTGGAGAACGCTGTGGAGGCCTGCGCCGCCCGTGAAAAAAATCCCAGGACGATTGAGATCAAGGCGGATGTAGAGGGAAGACAGCTGGTGCTGGCCATTCGGAACACCTACCAGAAGGCAGTGATTTTCAGAGATAAGCAGTATTATTCCACAAAGCACGAGGGCGAGGGTATGGGCATCGCCTCGGTAAAAAGGATTGTGGAAAAAAACAAGGGAATGATGGAAATCCATTATGATGAAAACAACTTTACGGTACAGGTTATGCTGAAGGTGATTCAAGGAGATGATGAGGTGCGTAAATGCAGATAG
- a CDS encoding GNAT family N-acetyltransferase, whose translation MKDKVTSLWLKKFTDEDIPLLAKWLDTEHIKPWFTDPQAWLDEVREREGEYSWIRHYIICKNSETMGFCQYYPYWKSGEDWHGNIPAEGTYSIDYLIGEVENLQKGYAGAAVRLMGKLIAEEKDAKRIIVQPETDNHASRNTLLSAGYSYDMANGLFLLEI comes from the coding sequence GTGAAAGATAAAGTAACGTCACTTTGGCTAAAAAAATTTACGGATGAGGACATTCCGCTGTTGGCTAAATGGCTGGATACGGAGCATATAAAGCCCTGGTTCACTGATCCGCAGGCATGGCTTGACGAGGTGAGAGAGCGAGAAGGAGAGTATAGCTGGATACGTCACTATATCATCTGTAAAAACAGCGAGACCATGGGCTTTTGTCAGTATTATCCTTATTGGAAAAGCGGAGAGGACTGGCATGGAAATATTCCGGCAGAGGGCACTTATAGCATTGATTATCTTATTGGTGAGGTGGAAAATCTGCAAAAAGGTTATGCCGGCGCGGCTGTGCGGCTGATGGGGAAGCTTATCGCAGAGGAAAAGGACGCTAAAAGAATCATCGTCCAGCCCGAGACCGACAACCATGCCTCCCGGAATACGCTGCTGTCCGCCGGGTACAGCTATGATATGGCGAACGGGCTGTTTTTACTGGAGATTTAG
- a CDS encoding triose-phosphate isomerase, with protein MKRKIRAPFLIVNPKAYIYGEESVKLAKVCDQLSEEYDLDILFTAQHVDIQKVADATEHIVVTAQHMDGIVPGRGMGHILPEGLKAAGAQAVVLNHAEHPVTTAQLDKIIKRADALDIVTIVCADSPEESKAVAQLKPDMMICEPTSLIGTGSTSSEDYIKATNDAVKSIDDTILIVQAAGVSTGDDVYRVVMEGAHGSGGTSGILNAPSRKGKIVEMLDALKKAQNELNKK; from the coding sequence ATGAAAAGAAAAATACGCGCACCCTTTTTAATCGTTAATCCCAAGGCGTATATTTACGGAGAAGAATCTGTGAAGCTGGCAAAGGTCTGCGATCAGCTCTCTGAAGAATATGATCTGGACATTCTTTTTACCGCCCAGCATGTGGATATTCAGAAAGTCGCCGACGCCACAGAGCATATCGTCGTGACCGCCCAGCACATGGATGGCATTGTGCCAGGCCGGGGGATGGGTCACATTTTACCCGAAGGGCTTAAGGCTGCCGGCGCTCAGGCCGTTGTCTTAAATCATGCTGAGCACCCTGTAACCACCGCACAGCTTGACAAAATTATCAAGCGCGCCGATGCGCTCGACATCGTCACCATTGTGTGTGCTGATTCACCAGAGGAATCCAAAGCTGTCGCGCAGTTGAAGCCAGATATGATGATCTGTGAGCCGACCAGCCTGATTGGGACAGGCAGCACGAGCAGCGAGGATTATATTAAGGCGACAAATGACGCGGTGAAGTCCATTGACGATACAATTCTGATCGTTCAGGCTGCCGGAGTCAGCACCGGCGATGATGTTTACCGGGTAGTCATGGAAGGCGCCCATGGAAGCGGCGGCACCAGCGGTATTCTAAACGCGCCGAGCCGAAAAGGAAAGATCGTTGAGATGCTGGACGCTTTAAAAAAAGCACAGAACGAACTGAATAAAAAATAA
- a CDS encoding YjbQ family protein: protein MTVYKEQISVESHGNTPTYINITPQVREAIAKSGIKNGTCSVISPHTTCAVFFEEFVHDYTEDGDEYLQADLNDVLEKIIPNQVSWDQYRYPGEKHFEAVEKWPNIESYLPGGDRTAIWNCDAHIKATLIGASEVFDVDDGALGVGKTGYIYFADFDRARPRVRQCKIVVMGE from the coding sequence ATGACTGTATATAAAGAACAAATTAGCGTAGAATCCCATGGAAATACCCCAACCTATATTAACATTACCCCGCAGGTCCGCGAGGCCATTGCTAAAAGCGGCATTAAAAACGGCACCTGTAGCGTGATCTCACCCCACACCACCTGTGCGGTTTTCTTTGAAGAGTTTGTGCACGATTATACCGAGGATGGGGACGAGTATCTTCAGGCTGATCTCAATGATGTTCTGGAAAAAATTATTCCAAATCAGGTAAGCTGGGACCAGTACCGCTATCCCGGTGAAAAGCATTTTGAAGCGGTTGAAAAATGGCCAAACATCGAGTCCTACCTCCCGGGCGGTGACCGGACTGCCATCTGGAACTGCGACGCCCACATTAAAGCCACTTTGATCGGCGCAAGCGAGGTGTTCGACGTGGATGACGGAGCGCTGGGCGTTGGAAAAACAGGCTATATCTATTTTGCGGATTTTGACCGTGCCCGCCCGCGGGTACGCCAGTGTAAAATTGTGGTGATGGGGGAATAA
- a CDS encoding class II fructose-bisphosphate aldolase, producing the protein MLVTSKEMFEKAREGGYAIPAPNFIDLESLRWHVETAEKLNVPLILPLAEAHIGENITLEDAALVGKKYAAAAKVPVALHLDHGTDPEIIKKAVDLGFTSVMIDASMESFEENVRRTKEIIAYAHVRSAVVEAEIGHVGAGENYENHDESDSQYTTVEEARRFVEETGVDSLAISIGTAHGMYKGIPEINFDRLKEIAAAIDTPLVLHGGSSSGDENLKKCAVNGISKINIFSDLLAAAMKALEEAPPKTYLDVKELSKKGMQDCLEHYYSVFETKPID; encoded by the coding sequence ATGTTAGTCACATCAAAAGAAATGTTTGAAAAAGCGCGGGAAGGCGGATACGCCATACCAGCTCCGAATTTTATTGATCTGGAATCTCTGCGCTGGCATGTGGAGACAGCTGAAAAGCTGAATGTTCCGTTGATTCTGCCGCTGGCAGAGGCGCATATCGGGGAAAACATCACCCTTGAGGATGCAGCGCTTGTGGGGAAAAAATATGCGGCAGCGGCAAAGGTGCCGGTTGCGCTGCACCTGGATCATGGGACCGATCCCGAGATCATTAAAAAGGCTGTGGATCTTGGATTCACCTCAGTAATGATCGATGCATCCATGGAATCCTTTGAGGAAAATGTCCGCAGAACAAAGGAAATTATCGCCTATGCCCACGTGCGGAGCGCTGTGGTTGAGGCGGAGATCGGCCATGTGGGCGCTGGTGAGAATTACGAAAATCACGATGAGTCCGATTCACAGTACACCACTGTGGAGGAAGCCAGACGCTTTGTTGAGGAAACCGGCGTGGATTCGCTGGCCATCTCCATCGGGACAGCCCATGGTATGTACAAGGGCATTCCGGAAATCAATTTTGACCGCTTAAAAGAAATTGCCGCGGCCATCGACACACCGCTGGTGCTGCACGGAGGCTCTTCCTCGGGAGATGAAAACCTCAAAAAGTGTGCGGTGAATGGTATTTCCAAGATCAATATTTTTTCGGATCTGCTGGCTGCGGCCATGAAAGCACTGGAAGAAGCCCCGCCGAAAACCTACCTTGATGTGAAGGAATTGTCAAAGAAGGGCATGCAGGACTGCCTGGAGCACTACTATTCTGTCTTTGAGACTAAACCAATCGACTGA
- a CDS encoding ribulose-phosphate 3-epimerase — MALVSASILACDQTRIGEQIIKAEAAGIDYIHVDIMDGVYVENMTYGPQLVRDLKKISGLPVSVHFEVCHPETFFPIFADCGADIVTFQLDACANPLHLIQEIRKRGIKAGIGIGPTYGTERLAYLLPYIDWLIMMSAEPGYGGQPLNPSIYEKLREAQEIMVKTGSRVPVSVDGGVNGSNGLGLVEAGADVLIAGSYVFQDDAMAERVQNLKNL, encoded by the coding sequence ATGGCATTAGTATCAGCTTCAATCCTGGCCTGTGACCAGACAAGGATTGGAGAACAGATCATCAAGGCTGAGGCGGCCGGCATTGACTACATACACGTCGACATCATGGACGGCGTGTATGTGGAGAACATGACCTACGGCCCCCAGCTGGTCAGGGATTTAAAAAAGATCAGCGGACTGCCTGTATCCGTGCATTTTGAGGTCTGCCATCCGGAAACTTTTTTTCCAATCTTCGCGGACTGCGGAGCAGATATCGTGACCTTTCAGCTGGATGCCTGCGCCAACCCGCTGCATCTGATCCAGGAGATAAGGAAAAGGGGAATAAAAGCGGGTATCGGAATTGGGCCGACCTACGGCACAGAGCGGCTTGCCTATCTTTTGCCCTATATTGACTGGCTGATTATGATGAGCGCAGAGCCGGGCTATGGCGGGCAGCCGCTGAACCCAAGCATCTATGAAAAGCTGCGAGAGGCTCAGGAAATCATGGTGAAAACAGGAAGCCGCGTCCCGGTAAGCGTGGACGGCGGTGTAAATGGCAGCAACGGCCTGGGGCTGGTTGAGGCTGGCGCCGACGTACTGATTGCCGGCAGCTATGTATTCCAGGATGACGCGATGGCAGAGCGGGTGCAAAACCTGAAAAATTTATAA